From the genome of Pieris rapae chromosome 5, ilPieRapa1.1, whole genome shotgun sequence, one region includes:
- the LOC111003635 gene encoding T-lymphocyte activation antigen CD86 isoform X2 translates to MGTKMLLSLLLHCFYVTTASSPGTGLGVLSALSSVERTERPYFDDVSPRNVSAVVGESAVLRCRAKHIGNRTVSWMRKRDLHILTSHIFTYTGDARFSVLHPEPSDDWDLKIDYVQPRDAGVYECQINTEPKINMAVMLSVEAAAATIWGSQDVYVKKGSTISLTCSVNVHSSPPSSASVLWYHGNAVVDFDSPRGGISLETEKTEGGTTSKLLVTKAALTDSGNYTCVPNNAHPASVSVHVLNGEHPAAMQTSNRATYLTSQLSCALFTYLLSSMAGR, encoded by the exons GTCTAGGGGTTCTGTCAGCGCTGAGCAGCGTAGAGAGAACAGAGAGGCCCTACTTTGACGATGTGTCTCCGAGGAATGTATCGGCAGTGGTTGGCGAATCGGCGGTGCTACGATGTCGTGCAAAACACATAGGAAATAGAACT GTCTCATGGATGCGGAAGCGTGACCTGCATATTCTGACCTCTCACATCTTCACCTACACTGGAGATGCAAGGTTCAGTGTTCTACATCCAGAACCCTCAGACGACTGGGACCTGAAGATTGACTACGTCCAGCCCCGAGATGCGGGCGTCTACGAGTGTCAAATCAACACTGAGCCTAAAATTAATATGGCCGTTATGCTTAGCGTTGAAG CTGCTGCGGCCACTATTTGGGGATCGCAAGACGTGTACGTAAAGAAAGGCAGCACGATATCGTTGACCTGCTCCGTCAATGTCCACTCCTCGCCTCCCTCCAGCGCTTCAGTGCTGTG GTACCACGGCAATGCTGTGGTGGACTTTGATTCACCTCGAGGAGGAATTAGCTTGGAGACAGAAAAGACGGAAGGCGGTACTACTAGCAAGCTACTAGTCACCAAGGCTGCGCTGACAGATTCTGGAAACTATACCTGTGTTCCTAATAATGCGCACCCGGCTTCTGTTTCCGTTCATGTACTCAACG GCGAGCATCCGGCCGCAATGCAGACGAGTAACCGAGCCACATACCTAACATCTCAGCTAAGTTGTGCTCTCTTCACGTATCTACTCTCCTCGATGGCTGGCAGATGA
- the LOC111003635 gene encoding protein sidekick-1 isoform X1, translating to MGTKMLLSLLLHCFYVTTASSPGTGLGVLSALSSVERTERPYFDDVSPRNVSAVVGESAVLRCRAKHIGNRTVSWMRKRDLHILTSHIFTYTGDARFSVLHPEPSDDWDLKIDYVQPRDAGVYECQINTEPKINMAVMLSVEDESFTPAPQPPPRSSAAAATIWGSQDVYVKKGSTISLTCSVNVHSSPPSSASVLWYHGNAVVDFDSPRGGISLETEKTEGGTTSKLLVTKAALTDSGNYTCVPNNAHPASVSVHVLNGEHPAAMQTSNRATYLTSQLSCALFTYLLSSMAGR from the exons GTCTAGGGGTTCTGTCAGCGCTGAGCAGCGTAGAGAGAACAGAGAGGCCCTACTTTGACGATGTGTCTCCGAGGAATGTATCGGCAGTGGTTGGCGAATCGGCGGTGCTACGATGTCGTGCAAAACACATAGGAAATAGAACT GTCTCATGGATGCGGAAGCGTGACCTGCATATTCTGACCTCTCACATCTTCACCTACACTGGAGATGCAAGGTTCAGTGTTCTACATCCAGAACCCTCAGACGACTGGGACCTGAAGATTGACTACGTCCAGCCCCGAGATGCGGGCGTCTACGAGTGTCAAATCAACACTGAGCCTAAAATTAATATGGCCGTTATGCTTAGCGTTGAAG ATGAGTCCTTCACCCCCGCGCCCCAGCCTCCGCCCCGATCCTCAG CTGCTGCGGCCACTATTTGGGGATCGCAAGACGTGTACGTAAAGAAAGGCAGCACGATATCGTTGACCTGCTCCGTCAATGTCCACTCCTCGCCTCCCTCCAGCGCTTCAGTGCTGTG GTACCACGGCAATGCTGTGGTGGACTTTGATTCACCTCGAGGAGGAATTAGCTTGGAGACAGAAAAGACGGAAGGCGGTACTACTAGCAAGCTACTAGTCACCAAGGCTGCGCTGACAGATTCTGGAAACTATACCTGTGTTCCTAATAATGCGCACCCGGCTTCTGTTTCCGTTCATGTACTCAACG GCGAGCATCCGGCCGCAATGCAGACGAGTAACCGAGCCACATACCTAACATCTCAGCTAAGTTGTGCTCTCTTCACGTATCTACTCTCCTCGATGGCTGGCAGATGA